One window of the Deltaproteobacteria bacterium genome contains the following:
- a CDS encoding glutathione S-transferase family protein, producing MKLYLFPPSPNAYKIQAVVNELGLTIATETVDLLNGQQRAPNYAALNPNLMMPTLVDGDFVLWESNAIMQYLCSRAPGQTLWPSEPRDQADVSRWQCWQLAHWMPPCGTYLWENMVKAMMADHGAPDTAALAQADERFHRFAPVLNQQLKGKTWLVGNSVTLADFAIGAPLHYADAAKIPLAQYPEIQRWYAGLAERPSWRKAIPQFGIKR from the coding sequence ATGAAACTCTATCTCTTCCCACCATCCCCGAATGCGTACAAGATCCAAGCGGTCGTGAACGAGCTCGGGCTCACGATCGCCACTGAAACGGTCGACTTGCTCAACGGCCAACAACGAGCGCCGAACTACGCCGCGCTCAATCCCAACTTGATGATGCCGACGTTGGTCGACGGCGACTTCGTCTTGTGGGAGTCGAACGCGATCATGCAATATCTCTGCAGCCGGGCGCCGGGCCAAACCTTATGGCCGAGTGAGCCGCGGGACCAAGCCGACGTCAGTCGGTGGCAATGTTGGCAGCTCGCACACTGGATGCCGCCGTGCGGGACGTATTTGTGGGAAAACATGGTCAAAGCGATGATGGCCGACCACGGCGCACCCGACACCGCCGCGCTGGCCCAAGCCGACGAGCGCTTTCATCGCTTTGCACCGGTGTTGAATCAGCAACTGAAAGGCAAGACCTGGTTGGTCGGCAACTCCGTGACCCTCGCCGACTTCGCGATCGGCGCCCCGCTCCATTATGCGGATGCCGCGAAGATCCCGTTGGCACAATATCCGGAGATCCAACGCTGGTACGCCGGACTGGCCGAACGGCCGAGTTGGCGGAAAGCGATACCGCAATTCGGAATCAAGCGGTAG